In Montipora capricornis isolate CH-2021 chromosome 4, ASM3666992v2, whole genome shotgun sequence, a single genomic region encodes these proteins:
- the LOC138047106 gene encoding putative carbonic anhydrase 5 isoform X2: MKIKDNFTAKNTGGALKVSFPEKFYNVSKGGLTGTYTTVQLHLHWGDDNSKGSEHTVDGKKYAAELHFVSYNTKYSDLGASLSHADGAAVLGVLIEVGGEDNDAFSFFEIASDLTKAKTNTTIKPFKFEPILPKDKTKYFRYQGSLTTPTCNEAVTWTVFKDHVNISQGQMDLLRSLKYDSGKPMVNNYRPVKKLYQRKITASFVVPTNAPASTAVTTGSGSSWNYDDPESWKGVCKTGEEQSPIDITGATQNEALGDFTLTNYDMKIKDNFTAKNTGGALKVSFPEKFYNVSKGGLTGTYTTVQLHLHWGDDNSKGSEHTVDGKKYAAELHFVSYNTKYSDLVASLSHADGAAVLGVLIEVGGEDNDAFSFFEIASDLTKAKTNTTIKPFKFEPILPKDKTKYFRYQGSLTTPTCNEAVTWTVFKDPVKISQRQMDLLRSLKYDSGKPMVNNYRPVQKLYQRKITASFVVRTNAPASTAVTTDTSASAVLVLSMLPAFLFLR, from the exons ATGAAAATAAAAGATAACTTCACTGCTAAAAACACTGGCGGTGCTCTCAAGGTATCATTCCCCGAGAAGTTCTATAATGTTAGCAAGGGAGGCCTCACGGGTACATACACGACAGTCCAGCTCCACCTTCACTGGGGAGACGACAATAGCAAAGGATCGGAGCATACCGTAGACGGAAAAAAATATGCGGCTGAG TTGCATTTTGTTAGCTACAACACCAAATACAGTGACCTTGGTGCTTCTCTTAGCCATGCAGATGGAGCCGCCGTTCTTGGTGTCTTAATTGAG GTTGGAGGCGAAGACAACGACGCCTTTTCATTCTTTGAAATTGCCAGTGATTTAACCAAAGCAA AAACCAACACAACAATAAAGCCATTCAAGTTTGAACCCATCTTGCCTAAGGACAAGACAAAATACTTTCGGTACCAAGGTTCCCTGACCACGCCAACATGCAACGAAGCAGTCACATGGACAGTTTTCAAAGACCACGTCAATATATCACAAGGCCAG ATGGACCTACTTCGCAGTCTCAAATATGACAGCGGTAAACCGATGGTTAAtaattaccgtccagtgaagaAACTCTACCAACGcaaaattactgctagtttcgTGGTCCCTACAAACGCTCCAGCAAGCACCGCTGTGACCACAG GTTCAGGGTCAAGTTGGAACTATGACG ACCCTGAAAGCTGGAAAGGAGTGTGTAAAACAGGAGAGGAGCAATCGCCAATCGATATAACAGGCGCAACTCAAAACGAAGCTTTGGGTGATTTCACTCTCACCAATTATGACATGAAAATAAAAGATAACTTCACTGCTAAAAACACTGGCGGTGCTCTCAAGGTATCATTCCCCGAGAAGTTCTATAATGTTAGCAAGGGAGGCCTCACGGGTACATACACGACAGTCCAGCTCCACCTTCACTGGGGAGACGACAATAGCAAAGGATCGGAGCATACCGTAGACGGAAAAAAATATGCGGCTGAG TTGCATTTTGTTAGCTACAACACCAAATACAGTGACCTTGTTGCTTCTCTTAGCCATGCAGATGGAGCCGCCGTTCTTGGTGTTTTAATTGAG GTTGGAGGCGAAGACAACGACGCCTTTTCATTCTTTGAAATTGCCAGTGATTTAACCAAAGCAA AAACCAACACAACAATAAAGCCATTCAAGTTTGAACCCATCTTGCCTAAGGACAAGACAAAATACTTTCGGTACCAAGGTTCCCTGACCACGCCAACATGCAACGAAGCAGTCACATGGACAGTTTTCAAAGACCCCGTCAAAATATCACAACGCCAG ATGGACCTACTTCGCAGTCTCAAATATGACAGCGGTAAACCGATGGTTAATAATTACCGTCCAGTGCAGAAACTCTACCAACGcaaaattactgctagtttcgTGGTCCGTACAAACGCTCCAGCAAGCACCGCTGTGACCACAGATACCAGCGCATCCGCTGTCTTGGTGCTGTCAATGTTGCCAGCTTTCCTTTTCTTGCGTTAG
- the LOC138047106 gene encoding uncharacterized protein isoform X1, with protein MNRSVLVVLLCVGWASVGLGSSWNYDDPESWKGVCETGEKQSPIDITGATQNEALGDFTLTNYDMKIKDNFTAKNTGGALKVSFPEKFYNVSKGGLTGTYTTVQLHLHWGDDNSKGSEHTVDGKKYAAELHFVSYNTKYSDLGASLSHADGAAVLGVLIEVGGEDNDAFSFFEIASDLTKAKTNTTIKPFKFEPILPKDKTKYFRYQGSLTTPTCNEAVTWTVFKDHVNISQGQMDLLRSLKYDSGKPMVNNYRPVKKLYQRKITASFVVPTNAPASTAVTTGSGSSWNYDDPESWKGVCKTGEEQSPIDITGATQNEALGDFTLTNYDMKIKDNFTAKNTGGALKVSFPEKFYNVSKGGLTGTYTTVQLHLHWGDDNSKGSEHTVDGKKYAAELHFVSYNTKYSDLVASLSHADGAAVLGVLIEVGGEDNDAFSFFEIASDLTKAKTNTTIKPFKFEPILPKDKTKYFRYQGSLTTPTCNEAVTWTVFKDPVKISQRQMDLLRSLKYDSGKPMVNNYRPVQKLYQRKITASFVVRTNAPASTAVTTDTSASAVLVLSMLPAFLFLR; from the exons ACCCTGAAAGCTGGAAAGGAGTGTGTGAAACAGGAGAGAAGCAATCGCCAATCGATATAACAGGCGCAACTCAAAACGAAGCTTTGGGTGATTTCACTCTCACCAATTATGACATGAAAATAAAAGATAACTTCACTGCTAAAAACACTGGCGGTGCTCTCAAGGTATCATTCCCCGAGAAGTTCTATAATGTTAGCAAGGGAGGCCTCACGGGTACATACACGACAGTCCAGCTCCACCTTCACTGGGGAGACGACAATAGCAAAGGATCGGAGCATACCGTAGACGGAAAAAAATATGCGGCTGAG TTGCATTTTGTTAGCTACAACACCAAATACAGTGACCTTGGTGCTTCTCTTAGCCATGCAGATGGAGCCGCCGTTCTTGGTGTCTTAATTGAG GTTGGAGGCGAAGACAACGACGCCTTTTCATTCTTTGAAATTGCCAGTGATTTAACCAAAGCAA AAACCAACACAACAATAAAGCCATTCAAGTTTGAACCCATCTTGCCTAAGGACAAGACAAAATACTTTCGGTACCAAGGTTCCCTGACCACGCCAACATGCAACGAAGCAGTCACATGGACAGTTTTCAAAGACCACGTCAATATATCACAAGGCCAG ATGGACCTACTTCGCAGTCTCAAATATGACAGCGGTAAACCGATGGTTAAtaattaccgtccagtgaagaAACTCTACCAACGcaaaattactgctagtttcgTGGTCCCTACAAACGCTCCAGCAAGCACCGCTGTGACCACAG GTTCAGGGTCAAGTTGGAACTATGACG ACCCTGAAAGCTGGAAAGGAGTGTGTAAAACAGGAGAGGAGCAATCGCCAATCGATATAACAGGCGCAACTCAAAACGAAGCTTTGGGTGATTTCACTCTCACCAATTATGACATGAAAATAAAAGATAACTTCACTGCTAAAAACACTGGCGGTGCTCTCAAGGTATCATTCCCCGAGAAGTTCTATAATGTTAGCAAGGGAGGCCTCACGGGTACATACACGACAGTCCAGCTCCACCTTCACTGGGGAGACGACAATAGCAAAGGATCGGAGCATACCGTAGACGGAAAAAAATATGCGGCTGAG TTGCATTTTGTTAGCTACAACACCAAATACAGTGACCTTGTTGCTTCTCTTAGCCATGCAGATGGAGCCGCCGTTCTTGGTGTTTTAATTGAG GTTGGAGGCGAAGACAACGACGCCTTTTCATTCTTTGAAATTGCCAGTGATTTAACCAAAGCAA AAACCAACACAACAATAAAGCCATTCAAGTTTGAACCCATCTTGCCTAAGGACAAGACAAAATACTTTCGGTACCAAGGTTCCCTGACCACGCCAACATGCAACGAAGCAGTCACATGGACAGTTTTCAAAGACCCCGTCAAAATATCACAACGCCAG ATGGACCTACTTCGCAGTCTCAAATATGACAGCGGTAAACCGATGGTTAATAATTACCGTCCAGTGCAGAAACTCTACCAACGcaaaattactgctagtttcgTGGTCCGTACAAACGCTCCAGCAAGCACCGCTGTGACCACAGATACCAGCGCATCCGCTGTCTTGGTGCTGTCAATGTTGCCAGCTTTCCTTTTCTTGCGTTAG
- the LOC138047109 gene encoding carbonic anhydrase 2-like yields the protein MNQFLLVAFFSVFYASFAVAQWSYNPNALDGPHNWQEACSTGKRQSPIDIETAKVFVDKELGTFTLKNYNKTLNKTFTASNNGHALEMAFPPRVYNVSGGGLNGVYTTVQFHFHWGANNNVGSEHTVDGKEYAAELHFVSYNTKYANIAEAIDKPDGLAVLGLLIEVGEHNNTAFSFLETTNRLVESFTAVHDVPAFSFHDLLPADKTKFFRYNGSLTTPTCLESVTWTVFSDHVFISQYQLDLLRSLKKNGTLPEFGNYRPVQPLNNRIVKASFPRSADTITPTPSPCTITKTVTTTVTVTTTVRADTGTTTTVPRVEMYMESGGSSGVTMTLGLFLLMLSVALFLH from the exons CTCAATGGAGTTACAATCCAAATGCTTTAGATG GTCCGCATAATTGGCAGGAAGCTTGCAGCACTGGAAAAAGACAATCACCAATTGACATCGAAACTGCAAAAGTATTTGTCGACAAAGAACTGGGTACCTTCACACTAAAAAActataacaaaacactaaacAAGACTTTCACTGCTTCCAACAATGGCCATGCCCTGGAGATGGCCTTTCCTCCTAGAGTGTATAATGTGAGTGGTGGAGGACTGAATGGCGTTTATACAACAGttcagtttcattttcattggGGAGCCAACAACAATGTCGGATCAGAACACACTGTCGACGGAAAGGAATATGCTGCAGAG TTACACTTCGTCAGCTACAACACAAAATATGCCAACATCGCAGAAGCAATTGATAAACCCGATGGTCTTGCCGTCCTTGGTCTTTTGATTGAG GTTGGAGAACACAACAACACAGCGTTCTCATTCCTTGAAACTACCAACAGGCTTGTTGAGTCTT TCACCGCAGTGCATGACGTCCCAGCCTTTTCGTTTCACGATCTATTGCCTGCCGACAAGACTAAGTTCTTCCGGTACAATGGTTCTCTGACCACTCCTACCTGTCTAGAATCCGTAACGTGGACTGTTTTCAGCGACCATGTCTTCATATCGCAATACCAG CTGGACCTTTTGCGAAGTCTTAAAAAGAACGGCACTTTACCAGAATTTGGAAATTACCGTCCAGTCCAGCCACTCAACAACCGAATTGTCAAAGCAAGTTTCCCACGCTCCGCAGACACCATCACCCCGACCCCATCACCTTGTACTATTACCAAGACAGTCACCACAACAGTCACCGTCACGACTACTGTCCGCGCAGACACTGGTACTACTACGACGGTGCCTAGAGTAGAAATGTATATGGAATCTGGAGGATCCTCTGGTGTTACTATGACCCTCGGTCTGTTCTTGCTGATGTTGTCCGTAGCCCTTTTCTTGCATTAA